In one window of Drosophila innubila isolate TH190305 chromosome 2L unlocalized genomic scaffold, UK_Dinn_1.0 4_B_2L, whole genome shotgun sequence DNA:
- the LOC117781048 gene encoding uncharacterized protein LOC117781048 isoform X1: MIIFEKFLFCLPLRQGCLIMGYFLIIQGFADVFAMMMIMSYCPRLKKLWFLKDQINIVAGILLLASTHSPDNLAFLVPIHIFVKLTGLIIELLFYLLLASFDDLGDKMTVYSFTSIIVTVYCLLVTYSFFQKLNQQS, translated from the exons ATGATCATATTTGAAAAGTTCCTCTTTTGCTTGCCCCTACGACAGGGTTGCCTTATCATGGGCTATTTTCTAATCATTCAAGGCTTCGCCGATGTCTTTgctatgatgatgataatgtcTTATTGTCCACGCCTCAAAAAGCTTTGGTTCCTTAAAGATCAGATCAACATTGTTGCTGGCATTCTGCTACTAGCATCCACTCATAGT CCTGATAATTTAGCATTTTTAGTCcctatacatatttttgtaaaacttACTGGTTtgattattgaattattattctATCTGCTGTTGGCCAGTTTCGACGACTTGGGCGACAAAATGACAGTATATTCTTTCACGTCCATTATTG TTACTGTGTACTGTCTTCTCGTGACTTACTCATTTTTCCAGAAGTTGAATCAGCAGTCATAA
- the LOC117781048 gene encoding uncharacterized protein LOC117781048 isoform X2 — translation MIIFEKFLFCLPLRQGCLIMGYFLIIQGFADVFAMMMIMSYCPRLKKLWFLKDQINIVAGILLLASTHSPDNLAFLVPIHIFVKLTGLIIELLFYLLLASFDDLGDKMTVYSFTSIIVAIRAEANAKMH, via the exons ATGATCATATTTGAAAAGTTCCTCTTTTGCTTGCCCCTACGACAGGGTTGCCTTATCATGGGCTATTTTCTAATCATTCAAGGCTTCGCCGATGTCTTTgctatgatgatgataatgtcTTATTGTCCACGCCTCAAAAAGCTTTGGTTCCTTAAAGATCAGATCAACATTGTTGCTGGCATTCTGCTACTAGCATCCACTCATAGT CCTGATAATTTAGCATTTTTAGTCcctatacatatttttgtaaaacttACTGGTTtgattattgaattattattctATCTGCTGTTGGCCAGTTTCGACGACTTGGGCGACAAAATGACAGTATATTCTTTCACGTCCATTATTG
- the LOC117781177 gene encoding uncharacterized protein LOC117781177: MIILRKFCCCVPLRQGCLILGYYYIILGFLNVYFMMIYLDFCARLKKLWFLHDEVSIIAGVLLLASSHNPENLTFLLPIHMFVKLAALIIELIFYLLLASSNDLNTITAIYSFISIFATVYCLLVVFSFFQILDQQS, translated from the exons atgattattttgagGAAGTTCTGTTGTTGCGTACCCCTACGACAGGGTTGCCTTATCTTGGGTTACTATTACATTATCTTGGGCTTCCTCAATGTGTACTTTATGATGATCTACTTGGATTTTTGCGCACGCCTTAAAAAACTCTGGTTCCTACACGATGAAGTCAGCATTATTGCTGGCGTTTTACTCCTGGCTTCCTCTCATAAC CcggaaaatttaacatttttacttCCCATACATATGTTCGTAAAACTGGCGGCTTTAATTATTGAACTAATATTTTATCTGCTATTGGCCAGTTCCAATGATTTGAATACTATAACGGCTATATATTcctttatttccatttttg CTACTGTATATTGTCTGCTCGtggttttctcattttttcaGATTTTGGATCAGCAGTCGTAA
- the LOC117781189 gene encoding uncharacterized protein LOC117781189 isoform X1 — protein MFPRERVRNPNQRLIPLTPQLIQDMLEHENLEYQTPPGGHRRSSINQKIADKLKKNQIIFTKRQEKMNRKTQKRTDLESEAEIEKTRNQKNSLDVLLPARTLLSSSSDKAATLKGLIKKSSKFVTKSRIKRLDRFSDEQSAKRCSRGVQCIKTPTRRLLYTSSSESAMSFRSGQTKEVHNNGMYNYHVMHQCWINAFVVPKSRTSFLLNRHKLQNFRTYFKN, from the exons ATGTTTCCCAGGGAACGTGTACGTAATCCCAATCAACGTCTGATACCTTTGACGCCACAATTAATACAGGATATGTTGGAGCACGAGAACCTTGAGTATCAAACGCCACCTGGCGGTCATCGTCGCAGTAGCATAAATCAGAAAATTGccgataaattgaaaaaaaatcaaattattttcacaaaaagaCAGGAGAAAATGAATCGCAAGACGCAGAAAAGAACAGATTTAGAATCTGAAGCTGAAATTGAGAAAACAAGGAACCAGAAAAATTCTTTGGATGTACTACTTCCTGCCAGGACCCTTCTCAGTTCTAGTAGTGATAAAGCAGCCACACTGAAGggtcttataaaaaaaagctccAAATTTGTGACAAAGTCGCGTATTAAACGCCTTG ATAGGTTCAGCGATGAACAAAGTGCGAAAAGATGCTCAAGGGGAGTGCAGTGTATTAAGACACCGACAAGGCGACTTCTCTACACCTCAAGTTCCGAAAGTGCAATGTCCTTTCGATCAGGACAAACGAAGGAAGTACACAATAATGGCATGTATAATTACCATGTTATGCATCAGTGTTGGATTAACGCATTCGTAGTTCCCAAATCGAGAACATCCTTTCTACTTAATCGACACAAGTTACAAAACTTTagaacttattttaaaaattaa
- the LOC117781189 gene encoding uncharacterized protein LOC117781189 isoform X2 produces MFPRERVRNPNQRLIPLTPQLIQDMLEHENLEYQTPPGGHRRSSINQKIADKLKKNQIIFTKRQEKMNRKTQKRTDLESEAEIEKTRNQKNSLDVLLPARTLLSSSSDKAATLKGLIKKSSKFVTKSRIKRLGSAMNKVRKDAQGECSVLRHRQGDFSTPQVPKVQCPFDQDKRRKYTIMACIITMLCISVGLTHS; encoded by the exons ATGTTTCCCAGGGAACGTGTACGTAATCCCAATCAACGTCTGATACCTTTGACGCCACAATTAATACAGGATATGTTGGAGCACGAGAACCTTGAGTATCAAACGCCACCTGGCGGTCATCGTCGCAGTAGCATAAATCAGAAAATTGccgataaattgaaaaaaaatcaaattattttcacaaaaagaCAGGAGAAAATGAATCGCAAGACGCAGAAAAGAACAGATTTAGAATCTGAAGCTGAAATTGAGAAAACAAGGAACCAGAAAAATTCTTTGGATGTACTACTTCCTGCCAGGACCCTTCTCAGTTCTAGTAGTGATAAAGCAGCCACACTGAAGggtcttataaaaaaaagctccAAATTTGTGACAAAGTCGCGTATTAAACGCCTTG GTTCAGCGATGAACAAAGTGCGAAAAGATGCTCAAGGGGAGTGCAGTGTATTAAGACACCGACAAGGCGACTTCTCTACACCTCAAGTTCCGAAAGTGCAATGTCCTTTCGATCAGGACAAACGAAGGAAGTACACAATAATGGCATGTATAATTACCATGTTATGCATCAGTGTTGGATTAACGCATTCGTAG